The genomic stretch caaaagtgcgtttttctattttgatgtgcgttatttttaagcataagttagtcttttatttcataagtgcgtttttatcatatgatctgttttaaaaggatgtatctaaaaagacacatgtctaacacacttcttaaaaagtgcgtctttaacaaccgtttagcaaatgttgtacagaaattgaacaagaaacaaaattgttgcaggctctaacaatttatttacatcaaatgaataaacatagatatatatctcagtaacctgtaataatataaggggcagtttgaataattactggttgtccatattaacctgtttaatgtttacatactttatcatacaatttcaatgcataccctattgcttacgttttaatctcaaacatttctaaaaatttccacctaaatcagactgtgtgtaactaattaaaaatattgaaagtgtcaaaagtattatgtgggcttgatagtatcaattatatttcctcaacataaataagtatttgaactttcttatactgatatttataccctaatacaattaatgtctaccacattaaccataaacatacattttaaaaggcaattaaaataatatttatactattaatattatttgctaaaaccattcagcatgttatatttaaatatttacaattaaatataatgtgttaagggtgctgtgtattgttcaataaatattttggtgttgaaatgactgccttatcagtatttctcaaattatgcaatttttggcttagacacagcatggaatcagataagagaatagccagtccctatcagtcctccatctaagcctaactaaggggtgttgatatacttttgatttgttaggcaccatctatttgagaaccacagataggaagttattttttgaaaacaagccaccagcatcagcaactgactttaagctagaattaagacttattattctagtgtaaaaagtcttgaaatactttcagcatgaagtattgtgtgatgaaaaaatgtgtatttactacaatgtgtaaatcaacaataaaggagattaaaagtgggtggttaaagacatataaagtgatatggtcttgttcaacaactgcctgtatttttggaatactgaagaatagtctgttgtaacaggttcgtattttcaattctgcatcccttttttatttagtttattgaattaattatgatcattatcatatttatgtattgtcactgggaaatgtaaatggatgagtaaatgtaatgcaattttaaagaaaaacaacaccatttgaatgattatggctgtattttatggttattgtcatcttaaagttatttatacctatttttggtcattaatgaacagatttttcccccatattaaatgagaacttttaaatttaaaggttaaatcccatggaaagaatgtgcatcatcacatagcctgccaaaaaagggagcaaaagagagactacctgatgtatggacttgaataccaggttttaccctgcacaagctggccgacatgaggagaacaggagtggaaaaaccgcgccctctccttgaccaagaaaagctggatttgtttagaggtaaaactatacagggtactggttattgcattttaaaggtgtcacacttccgaccagtccacacagcaaaatgagaccacgtatcttggtacattttcgaacagtattttctataaaacgtatttatttatgaaaagcgttaagtcacatgtgatcaggggattaaaattgcaaaataaacaaccaaaaacaacaagcaaacaaactagttttgatttaaatttataatttttatagcaacaagattaccataacagcaatattcaacacttacattataaaatatcttttaggacctgatcaaatgagatcatgcacgagacgcatcgcgcaaaggccatgacagtttaatagttgcaaagaagtttgaccagctggtggcagacttggagagaaagatgagagctgcactccgccgcctcaaagaaatgctgaaggccttgattgatatgcatctttcttatgtatatagctgttcgtgtgtatatactgtacatgttattatagtatgctattattttttgtttatttataatcaaattatgtttatatttatttcatcaaattgccattgatatttaattactcatgtatgttaaaaaatgttggtgtacattaaagaataaaattgaattatcttgtaattattaaaataaacaaatatatatgtttatttcattattggtttttattgcatatctgaattaaaaaaaacttttaacagcatataattgaatcaactgttaaggcaaaaggtgcacctttaacgcacatgtgtgctttttgtgagtgtgttttttgctgccattcatgtgcgtaaattgtgcgttttgtgtgggttataactgcgcttaacgtgcgttaaatgtgcgctttttgtgagttaaatgtgcgcttttttatttaaaaagcgcacatttaacgcacataaaagcgcacatttaacacacatgtgcgcttttatgtgggttataactgcgcgtttcctgagttaaatgtgcgctttttaaataaaaaagcgcacatttaactcacaaaaagcacatatttaacgcacttaaaagcgcacatttttcacacataaatggcagtccaAAACGCACTTaaaaaaagcgcacgtttaacgcacatttaacgcacataaaagcgcactttaacacacatgtgcgcttttatgtgggttataactgcgttttttgtgagttaaatgtgcgctttttaaataaaaaaagcgcacatttaactcacaaaaagcgcacatttaacgcacttaaaagcgcacattttacacacataaatattagtcaaaaacgcacttatataaaaagcgcacgtttaacgcacatttaacgcacataaaagcgcacattgaacacacttataaaaagcacacgtttaacgcacataaagagcacatttatccacaaaaagcgcacattttcttgtttgtttgtttttgttaaaaactcactcggtaagaaaaagcgcacaaaaaacgcagtgccaataccgccacgtttaacacacgcaaaacgtacgtaaaacgtacatttcacacacttttttgagaagggtatGGCAATGTTAATTGAAAAACCAACAACAAAATATGACTATTAACAAAAAGGACTGTTACTGATTGTATTAAGGCAAtgttctttcaaaaaaaaaaagaatattaacAAAAAGAGCTGTAACTGATTGTATTGTGGCAatgttctttgaaaaacaaacaacaaaatatgactATTGTTTGCAACCCTCCTCAAAGCTAAATAACAAGGAATTTACCAACCCTTGCAAGACTAGTGTCAATTACACAGATTCCCAGATGGTGTAAAGAACATATAACATCAAAGCACATGCTCATATTGAAATAGATAATATCACTAACTGACAaggatgtacataatttatagtCATATATGCACAATAGCATTTTAACTTGCAGTTCACTGAAGCCTCTTCTTTTTTGCAAGCTCGGTCAGCCTTTCTTCCATCTTGCGCTTCTTTGCCCTGGCAAGCTCTAATTCAATGTGGTTTTCATAGTTCAACTTAGTTTCTGATTTCAGTTGTTCTTTCACAGCTTTCACAGTTTTCAGTTTCTTCCCAACTCCCATTGCTTTTTTTTGTCTTCTTTCCAATTGTACCTTCTTGTACCGCTGTGCAGACAAGCGCATGTTCACACACAGATGCCGATCAACGACTTTGTTGTTGTGAGCATCTTTCCTGTTGAAATATTCCAGTGCTGTTGTTTGTCTGGCTtttaaagcatatcgtactgtTTGGTATGCACTGTACGTTCCAATCTCCATGCTTGCTGCTTTACTGTCAACAATGTCTCCCAGGGAGTTGAAGGATGACTCAACAGCTGGCCCATGGAAAATAGACAAACCTGCAGCAGCAACTTTGGACAGTATTGGGTAGCATTTTCTTGCAGAGACCTTTGACCACCACTCTACCACATTACTTCTAAAGCTGTGAAGAGTCATCCACACTGTACTTGATGAGCTCCCTTGCTACATCAGCCTTTTCACTCTCACTTAGCAAGTGCTTGAAATGATCCAAGGCAAGTTGTTTCAGCAGCTGAACACCTTGTGAGTCATTGGCTAGTGCTGGATCCAAGGCTGCAAGCGATTTCAATGTCCTATTGTTGAGAGGGAGAGTTTTCTGCATTTGAGATGCACACTGGATGTAGGCATCTTTGACCTGACTCAAGAAGATCTGAACATGTGAGTCACTCTTAGAACTGTTTTTCAAGATAAGCTCTGCTTGTGCACCTACATAACATGATTTTGGTTTCAAGGTCACCTGTGGATCATCTAATCTCATGACCTTGGCCTGTTTTGGGGTCAGATTTACAACAGCTTCGGATTTCATGAAGCAGGCCAGGAATTCTTTGAATGTCCTGAACTGTTCCTCATGCAGTTGGTGGACCATGGTGTTGCTACTTTGGAATGTACAGACATACTGTTTCAGAATATGCATGACAGCACAGTAAAATGACAATTGCAGCTTTGTTGTTGTATCTTTCAGCAAAACCTTTTCAATGATTCTCTTCTTTCTTTCTTTTCCATCTTAAGTCATTTTCTTTGCTGCAATTCGTTCTTGAATGTCTTTCAGTTTTCTTTGTCCTTCTTTGTGTACTCCTCTGCCCGAAAGTATTTGATCCACCACTTCTTTGTAGGTTTGTCTATCCTCATTCTTCATGAAGCTGTAGTAGAAGAGGACATATGCATCGAGCAGCATTGTTGTCTGTACTGACAAATCATAGGCAGACAACCATCTGTGAGGAATAAACCTCGCTGGTTTGCAGTAAGTCACGCCTATGACTGCACAGATCTGAGCTAACATTTCTGCATACTCCGAGCAGTACTGGAAGTCTGCACGTACATCATTAAATAATGATTCTAGGTACCTCGTGAAAGGCTCACACAGTTTTTTGGAGCATTTATGCATGTGGTGGCAGGAATCACCATCAACATCAAGGAGATGTGGGGCCTTTTCCAGTCGAAGTCTGGTTTCGACGCCATTCTTGTTGCCCCTCATAACTCCACATGAGTCCATCAATACTGACACCAAATTTTTCCAAGGGATTTCATTTCCTTCTATGACTTTAACTACTTCCTTGAAGACAGTGTCTGAATCAGTCTTCTTAATTTCAACAGAGGCCAAATGTTCTATCTTCACTTGGCCAACCTCATCATCATAGAATGACACCAACATTGTCAATACTTTCTTCCTGTTTGAACTGGTGGCTTCATCTAGATTGATTGAAAATGAATTTTGTCTTAATTTAGTCATTAGTTTTTGGTGGAAACCTTCTGCCAGACCATACTTCGTCTTGTAGGCTGCCGCTGTCCTATCTAATTTCACCTCAGCAAGGGCCTTTGGATCCTTTGCAAGAGATTTTGCCAGGCCAATTAGGATTGGAACATACGACAATGGCATGCCATGTTCTGCGGCAACAGCCAATGTAGTTGCCTGAACATAGAACAAGGTtttgtaattattatataaatatatatatattaaaattataatcgtGAAAAGTTGTGTAAATACTAtacataaatatactaaaataataaGTTTATTTCTGTAAAGAACAGAACTTTAGTCATTCAGCTTAACATTGTTGTTTAGTGGAATacattttgaatgtatttaaattttttcCCTGATGGACAAGCCAATGTTCAGAGTGGTAGATGTGCAA from Dreissena polymorpha isolate Duluth1 chromosome 10, UMN_Dpol_1.0, whole genome shotgun sequence encodes the following:
- the LOC127849216 gene encoding uncharacterized protein LOC127849216; amino-acid sequence: MLKQYAGEPQPDTEKSVHEPVAVPMCDRISNAEATTLAVAAEHGMPLSYVPILIGLAKSLAKDPKALAEVKLDRTAAAYKTKYGLAEGFHQKLMTKLRQNSFSINLDEATSSNRKKVLTMLVSFYDDEVGQVKIEHLASVEIKKTDSDTVFKEVVKVIEGNEIPWKNLVSVLMDSCGVMRGNKNGVETRLRLEKAPHLLDVDGDSCHHMHKCSKKLCEPFTRYLESLFNDVRADFQYCSEYAEMLAQICAVIGVTYCKPARFIPHRWLSAYDLSVQTTMLLDAYVLFYYSFMKNEDRQTYKEVVDQILSGRGVHKEGQRKLKDIQERIAAKKMT